Proteins from one Fragaria vesca subsp. vesca linkage group LG6, FraVesHawaii_1.0, whole genome shotgun sequence genomic window:
- the LOC101297469 gene encoding uncharacterized protein LOC101297469: MDEAFLTRNDTLTRKELGLEKKRKSSEPVGRSNIGNRSEYQIGYSRVKRFIFPDALWVLQSGILKKYPTKLAFKFSLMRAKEAGLETMEEAKGHIAMAKEFEKKAKNKLDGRRIFSSKESKRKQAAKLFHEAAQHYGLAKAWDKAGETLVKSTNCYSEIKAQFGPAGTLRLSVPLSS, translated from the exons ATGGATGAAGCATTCTTGACTCGAAATGACACTCTTACTAGGAAGGAATTAGGCCTAGAGAAGAAGAGAAAATCAAGTGAACCCGTGGGGAGGTCAAACATTGGAAATCGATCAGAGTACCAAATCGGATACT CAAGAGTCAAGCGGTTCATTTTTCCAGATGCTCTGTGGGTGCTGCAATCCGGGATACTAAAGAAGTATCCGACAAAGCTAGCTTTCAAGTTCAGTTTAATGAG AGCCAAGGAGGCCGGTCTAGAAACAATGGAAGAAGCCAAGGGTCATATTGCTATGGCGAAGGAATTTGAGAAGAAAGCAAAAAACAAGCTCGACGGGCGGAGAATTTTCAGTTCCAAAGAATCCAAACGCAAACAGGCCGCAAAGCTCTTCCATGAAGCTGCTCAACATTATGGACTCGCCAAAGCCTGGGATAAAGCTGGGGAAACATTGGTAAAGTCGACAAACTGCTATTCGGAGATTAAGGCCCAGTTTGGCCCCGCTGGTACCCTTAGATTATCAGTTCCATTGTCAAGTTAA
- the LOC101297760 gene encoding chitinase 2-like, with the protein MAVPKLKLMISLVFIQALITSIQAAPSNSDIFREYIGAEFNNVKFSDVPINPNVEFHFLLSFAIDYDTSGSSPTNGNFNVFWDTDNLGASQVSDIKNSHSNVKVGLSLGGDSVNSGSAYFNPSSVDSWVSNAVSSLTSIIQQYNLDGIDIDYEHFKSDPNTFSECIGRLIKTLKDNGVIKFASIAPFDDDDIQSHYLALWKNYGQLIDYVNFQFYAYDQSTTVSQFINYFKKQSSNYSGGKVLASFSTDGSGGLSPENGFFTACHRLKSEQNLHGIFVWSADDSKKNGFRYEKQSQALLAIPH; encoded by the coding sequence ATGGCAGTTCCAAAGCTGAAGCTTATGATCAGCCTTGTATTCATTCAAGCCCTCATCACTTCCATCCAAGCTGCTCCATCAAACTCAGATATCTTCAGAGAATACATAGGAGCTGAATTCAACAATGTCAAGTTTTCCGATGTCCCCATTAACCCGAATGTTGAGTTCCACTTCCTTCTCTCCTTTGCCATTGACTACGACACCTCAGGTTCTTCACCCACCAATGGAAACTTCAACGTCTTTTGGGACACTGACAACCTCGGCGCCTCTCAAGTTTCAGACATCAAGAATTCCCATTCAAATGTGAAAGTTGGATTAAGCTTAGGAGGGGACAGTGTCAATAGTGGCTCTGCTTACTTCAACCCTTCCTCAGTTGATTCTTGGGTTTCTAATGCTGTTTCTTCACTCACAAGTATCATCCAGCAGTACAATCTAGATGGGATTGACATCGATTACGAGCACTTTAAATCTGATCCTAACACCTTCTCCGAGTGCATTGGAAGGCTGATAAAAACACTCAAGGACAATGGTGTCATCAAGTTTGCTTCCATTGCTCCTTTTGATGACGACGACATTCAGAGCCACTACTTGGCCTTGTGGAAGAACTACGGCCAGTTGATAGACTATGTGAATTTCCAGTTCTATGCATATGATCAGAGCACCACTGTGTCTCAGTTCATCAACTATTTCAAGAAGCAAAGCTCAAACTACAGCGGAGGGAAGGTTTTAGCAAGCTTTAGCACCGATGGGAGTGGTGGATTGTCCCCTGAAAATGGGTTCTTCACTGCCTGCCATAGGCTCAAGAGTGAACAAAACCTTCATGGCATCTTTGTTTGGTCTGCTGATGATTCCAAGAAAAATGGTTTTCGCTATGAAAAGCAATCCCAAGCCCTTTTGGCAATTCCACACTAG
- the LOC101298050 gene encoding F-box/kelch-repeat protein At1g57790-like, which yields MSVVFANKKVKREIPPPPWSDLHIDIIVCIMGCLCYVDQIHFRAVCKNWRLVSGVKPNDKLPLVLTLNLNCKHDYYPITLYDPSSSITYELGHELEPSRLPGFGKLQVCGAGKDGWLLVAELSPNIVTDSSTIYLYNPFNDMGTIYLPLLTGTRIKATFGGTSDLTSNDCLFFMVHDVGEDQRGIRISTCRHGESRWTSHFKDERCKEIVIGVFHVKGIFYCVFKSGILGSFNPDTKVWSLLVTAENMDLVEFRNLAAFEASVVESDGEVLLVYSKRDYKPWHIFRLDWLQMKWVKEVSLGKRVLFLGDISFLYSADCEIKDLADRIYYQGFRKSYFYPIKSGIGRLRSNALLRNSCIHYESRSDHMLRVWIKPPTL from the coding sequence ATGTCAGTTGTGTTTGCCAATAAGAAAGTCAAGAGAGAAATCCCACCACCACCATGGTCTGATCTTCACATTGACATAATAGTTTGCATCATGGGATGCCTTTGTTATGTGGATCAGATTCATTTTCGTGCCGTTTGCAAGAATTGGAGACTAGTTTCTGGTGTGAAGCCTAATGATAAACTCCCTTTGGTTCTGACATTGAATTTAAACTGCAAGCATGATTATTATCCCATTACCCTCTATGATCCATCCAGCAGCATTACATACGAGCTTGGTCATGAACTTGAACCTTCAAGACTACCGGGGTTTGGCAAACTACAAGTCTGTGGTGCAGGAAAGGATGGTTGGTTGCTTGTAGCTGAGCTTTCTCCAAACATTGTCACTGATTCATCCACTATATACCTCTACAATCCTTTCAACGATATGGGGACTATCTATTTACCCCTTTTGACTGGCACTAGGATTAAAGCCACATTTGGTGGTACCTCTGATCTGACTTCCAACGATTGTTTGTTTTTCATGGTGCACGATGTTGGAGAGGACCAAAGGGGGATAAGGATTAGCACTTGCCGCCATGGTGAGAGCAGGTGGACTAGCCATTTTAAAGATGAGCGTTGTAAGGAGATAGTAATTGGTGTGTTCCATGTCAAGGGAATCTTCTACTGTGTCTTCAAAAGTGGAATTCTAGGTTCCTTCAACCCTGATACCAAAGTTTGGAGCCTGCTGGTTACTGCTGAAAACATGGATTTAGTGGAGTTTCGAAATCTAGCAGCTTTTGAAGCTAGTGTTGTTGAGTCTGATGGAGAGGTGTTGCTAGTGTACTCAAAGCGGGACTATAAGCCTTGGCACATCTTCAGGCTAGATTGGTTGCAAATGAAATGGGTGAAGGAAGTTAGCTTGGGCAAAAGAGTGTTATTTCTCGGTGACATCTCGTTTTTGTATTCTGCAGATTGTGAAATAAAGGATCTAGCTGATCGTATCTATTATCAGGGTTTTAGGAAATCTTACTTCTATCCCATCAAGTCCGGTATTGGTAGGCTCCGCAGCAATGCATTGTTACGCAACTCTTGCATACATTATGAGTCACGCAGCGATCATATGCTCAGAGTTTGGATCAAACCACCAACGCTATAA